The Coraliomargarita parva genomic sequence GGCCGTTCCCTGTATGTCGACGATGTCCCGGCGCCTGCGGGCATGCTGCACGCTGCGGTCTTCGGCTCGCCGGTGGCGCACGGAAAAATACGCTCACTCGATTGTTCGAAAGCGAAAGCGGTCCCCGGTGTGGTCGCAACATACACCTGGGAAGACATTCCCGGAGACCCGGTGATCGGTGCCGTCCTAAAAGACGAGTACCTTTTGGCCCGGGAGGAAGTGCGCTTTCAGGGGCAGCCCATTGTTTTGGTTGTCGCGGAGAGCGTCGAGACGGCCCGCAAGGCGGCCAAGCTGTGCGAAGTCACACTGGAGGAACTGCCGGTCATCACCTGTCCGCGGGAGGCCTTTGAGAAAGGCGAGCTGCTGCAGGAGACCCGTGTCTTCGAAAAAGGCGATGTCAGTGCCGTATGGGATGCCTGCACGACCGTGGTCGAGGGGCAAATCGACCTTGCGGGGCAGGAACATCTTTACCTTGAGACAAACCGTGCCCGGGCCATTCCCCGGGAGGATGGCCAGGTGTCGGTGTATTCGTCGACGCAGAGTCCCTCCGCGACCCAGAAACATATCGCCGGTGTACTTGGTGTCCCGATGCACAAGGTCGAGGTCGATGTGAAGCGGCTCGGCGGGGGTTTTGGGGGCAAGGAGGACCAGGCAACGCATTGGGCCTGTATGGCCGCCGTGGCGGCGATGCGCCTGCAGCGTCCGGTCCAACTCGTCCTGAACCGCGTGGATGACATGCGCATGACGGGCAAGCGTCACCCCTACAAGCAGGATTTCAAGATCGGGCTGGATGATGCGGGCAAGATTCTCGCCTACGAAGTCAGCCACTTCCAGAACTCGGGTGCCTACATGGACCTTTCGGCTCCGGTTCTGGAGCGCACGGTCCTGCATTCCTCCAACGCCTACGCCATTCCGAATATCCGTATCCGGGCGGCGGCCTGCCGGACCAATCTTCCGCCGAATACGGCATACCGGGGGTTCGGCGGACCACAGGGCATGTTCCCTCTGGAAGTGGCCATCGAAAAAGCGGCGCATGCCATGGGTGTATCTCCAGACTGGATACAAGCCCGCAACCTGATCCAGGACGGCTATGTCTTTCATTACGGCCAGGAAGTCGAGGCCTGCAACCAGCAGCGTACCTGGGACGAAGCGATGGAGCTCTTCGATGTCGAGGGTACCCGCTCCCGGATCGACGCGTTCAATGCGGAAAACCGTCTGGTGAAGAAAGGCTTCGCCCTGATGCCTGTCTGCTTCGGGATCAGCTTTACCAAGACCTTCCTCAACCAGGGAAGCAGCCTGGTCCATGTCTACACGGACGGTTCGGTGAGCGTGACGACCGGCGGGATCGAAATGGGGCAGGGGATCAGTTCGAACATGATCGCGATCACGAGCCGGACATTCGGGATCTCGCCGGACCGGGTGAAAAGCAACAGCACGAACACCACGCGCATTGCCAATATTTCGCCCAGTGCCGCCAGCGCCACGAGCGACCTGAACGGGAATGCGACCTTGATCGCCTGTAAGGAGATCCTCGACGGCATGAAGCGGGTGGCCGCCGAAAAGCTCGACTGTGCGCCGGAGTCGGTGTCGATCCGCGAGGGGATTGTCCACGTGGGCGGTCAGCCGACCGAAAAGACCTGGGAGCAGTTGGTGCTCGATACCTATTTTTCACGGGTGCAGCTCATGGCGCACGGCTTCTACACGCCGCCGGACCTTCATTTCGATCCGGTGAAGGGCTTCGGGAAGCCCTTCCATTACTACACCTATGGGACCTGCATGATCGAGGCGACCGTTGATTGCGTGCGGGGAACCTACAAGCTCGATGCCTCCCGCATCGTCCATGACCTGGGTCGTACGATCATACCGACGGTGGACCGCGGCCAGATTGAAGGCGGTCTTGCCCAAGGCATCGGTTGGGTGACGCTTGAGGAACTCGCCTATAACGGGCAGGGGCGCCTGACCTCCCATGCCTTGTCCACCTACAAGGCGCCCGACGCCGAGTTCATGCCGGACGACATGCAGCTGAAACTTCTGGAGAACGTGGAAAATCCGGGCGGGCCACTCGGCAGTAAAGCCGTGGGCGAACCCCCCTTTATGTACGGGATTGCGGCGTTTTTTGCTATTAGGAAAGCTGTCGATGCGTTTAAGCCGCTGCATAAATATGAAAAAGAAGTCAGATCTCCGATGACACCGGAACGGGTTTTGCTATCGCTGTACCCGGACTTCGCCAGTGCGCCGGTATCTTCGGATCCGCCGCAGACCGGCCAAACTGTTTAATCGAAGTTCGATTATCAATGAGTCCTGAATTAATCGAATTCTTCAACGTCGTCCTGCGTTTTACCCATGTCGTTGCCGCGATCATGTGGATTGGTAATTCGCTGCTCTTCACCTGGATGGAGATCAACTTCATCAAGGATCCAAACAAGAACGCTAAAGGTGCGCTCGGGCATATGAACATGCTGCACGCCGGCGGGGTCTATTTCCTTGAAAAGCGGGTCATCGACCCGACGGATATACCTGCCAAGTTGCA encodes the following:
- a CDS encoding xanthine dehydrogenase molybdopterin binding subunit, with the translated sequence MRHCDSPLHVTGRSLYVDDVPAPAGMLHAAVFGSPVAHGKIRSLDCSKAKAVPGVVATYTWEDIPGDPVIGAVLKDEYLLAREEVRFQGQPIVLVVAESVETARKAAKLCEVTLEELPVITCPREAFEKGELLQETRVFEKGDVSAVWDACTTVVEGQIDLAGQEHLYLETNRARAIPREDGQVSVYSSTQSPSATQKHIAGVLGVPMHKVEVDVKRLGGGFGGKEDQATHWACMAAVAAMRLQRPVQLVLNRVDDMRMTGKRHPYKQDFKIGLDDAGKILAYEVSHFQNSGAYMDLSAPVLERTVLHSSNAYAIPNIRIRAAACRTNLPPNTAYRGFGGPQGMFPLEVAIEKAAHAMGVSPDWIQARNLIQDGYVFHYGQEVEACNQQRTWDEAMELFDVEGTRSRIDAFNAENRLVKKGFALMPVCFGISFTKTFLNQGSSLVHVYTDGSVSVTTGGIEMGQGISSNMIAITSRTFGISPDRVKSNSTNTTRIANISPSAASATSDLNGNATLIACKEILDGMKRVAAEKLDCAPESVSIREGIVHVGGQPTEKTWEQLVLDTYFSRVQLMAHGFYTPPDLHFDPVKGFGKPFHYYTYGTCMIEATVDCVRGTYKLDASRIVHDLGRTIIPTVDRGQIEGGLAQGIGWVTLEELAYNGQGRLTSHALSTYKAPDAEFMPDDMQLKLLENVENPGGPLGSKAVGEPPFMYGIAAFFAIRKAVDAFKPLHKYEKEVRSPMTPERVLLSLYPDFASAPVSSDPPQTGQTV